A single Salmo trutta chromosome 14, fSalTru1.1, whole genome shotgun sequence DNA region contains:
- the LOC115147496 gene encoding basigin-like, translating to MEGSSVTLTCSSDANPPVDKYTWYKKNVTSPKASGQSYSITNIISEDSGEYYCDASNMKGTETSFPVHINVMSVFPWVPVVVVGAVLTAGALLVTIYCTLKRRSTGGSDATTDTQSVHQNPNSDTYTGLNMKTWSPDYDTLESVHPDPNSDMCTAMKKKTRSPE from the exons atggagggcagttcagtgactctgacctgcagcagtgatgccaacccacctgtggacaaatacacctggtacaagaagaaCGTAACCTCACCAAAAGCATCAGGACAGAGTTACAGCATCACTAACATCATCTCTGAGGACAGTGGAGAATATTACTGTGACGCTAGCAACATGAAAGGGACAGAGACTTCCTTCCCTGTCCATATTAATGTCATGT cagtgtttccctgggttcctgtggtggtggtgggggctgtCCTGACTGCTGGAGCTCTTCTAGTCACCATCTACTGCACTCTGAAGAG GAGATCCACAGGAGGAAGTGATGCCACAACAGACACACAG AGTGTCCATCAGAACCCTAACAGTGACACGTACACAGGTCTGAACATGAAGACCTGGTCACCTGACTACGACACTCTGGAA AGTGTCCATCCTGACCCTAACAGTGACATGTGCACAGCTATGAAGAAGAAGACCAGGTCACCAGAGTGA
- the LOC115147890 gene encoding uncharacterized protein LOC115147890, whose protein sequence is MDAEDLNSVPGYEGHIEYLGDKKSDCTLRITDLRLSDSAGKKFSKSTSDTRHTADNGQGDSSPVYDNVSGMAMTSTAAQVVDTVVLGQYGWSVTYPTQSICTLKGSSVELSCSYIYPRGYTITTTFWFTNKYALENYVSLSDDPDYKGRVTYRKDQVNGHTLTIRDLEEKDSATYMFRFKDQTGRWKYTGTPGVTLSVTGLQVKVTGGHQDKTLTCITTCTLTDNPTYIWYKNGHKVKEDTSSLYSDNFSDADSYSCAVKGHEDLHSPAVCKKCWSVTYNHQSICALKGSTVDISCSYTYPSYHEIKKAFWFTKWSGMDAEDLSSVPGYEGHIEYLGDNESDCTLRLTDLRLSDSAGYRFRLITSGDKNAGSPVFLTVTGNLSHISHLLL, encoded by the exons ATGGATGCTGAAGATCTGAACTCAGTGCCAGGGTATGAGGGTCATATAGAGTACCTTGGGGATAAGAAGAGTGACTgtaccctgagaatcacagacctgagacTGAGTGACTCTGCTGG GAAGAAATTCTCCAAATCCACCTCTGACACAAGACACACAGCAGACAACGGACAG ggaGACTCTAGTCCGGTGTATGACAACGTCTCAGGCATGGCCATGACCTCTACTGCAGCACAGGTAGTGGACACAG TGGTACTGGGTCAGTATGGCTGGAGTGTGACTTACCCCACTCAGAGTATCTGTACCTTGAAGGGGTCATCAGTGGAGCTGTCCTGCTCTTACATATATCCCAGAGGTTATACAATCACAACTACCTTCTGGTTCACTAATAAGTATGCTCTGGAGAATTATGTGAGTCTGAGTGATGACCCAGACTACAAAGGTCGTGTGACGTATCGTAAGGATCAAGTAAATGGACACACCCTGAcaatcagagacctggaggagaaAGACTCAGCTACGTACATGTTCAGATTTAAAGATCAGACAGGAAGATGGAAATATACTGGCactcctggagtcactctgtctgtcacag GTCTTCAGGTGAAGGTGACTGGTGGACATCAGGATAAGACACTgacctgtatcaccacctgtactctgactgacaaccccacctacatctggtacaagaacggacacAAAGTAAAGGAGGACACTTCCAGCCTGTATTCAGACAACTTTAGTGATGCAGAcagttactcctgtgctgtaaaagggcatgaggatctccactctcctgcagtgt GTAagaagtgttggagtgtgacttaCAACCATCAGAGTATCTGtgccttgaaggggtcaacagtggacataTCCTGCTCTTACACATATCCCAGTTATCATGAGATCAAAAAAGCTTTCTGGTTTACTAAATGGTCTGGTATGGATGCTGAAGATCTGAGCTCAGTGCCAGGGTATGAGGGTCATATAGAGTACCTTGGGGATAATGAGAGTGACTGTACCCTGAGACTCACAGACCTGAGATTGAGTGACTCTGCTGGGTACAGGTTCAGATTGATAACATCCGGAGACAAGAATGCTGGCTcacctgtcttcctgactgtcaCAGGTAATCTGTCACACATCTCACATCTATTACTGTAA